Proteins encoded by one window of Chryseobacterium aquaeductus:
- a CDS encoding S46 family peptidase produces the protein MIKRTILVASAFFSFSLGMAQQYGGMWIPTELNEKEMKDLGMKISAKDIFNTQKPSIKDAVVQFNGGCTAEIISPKGLLLTNHHCGYGQIQSHSTVQNDLLSNGFWAKNMGTELPNPGVTVDFIIDIKEVTNQILEGTGNLQEPELSKKIASNIEIYKNSQKTESYQSISVKSMYYGNKFYAYVIETYKDVRLVGAPPQSIGKFGSDTDNWVWPRHTGDFSMFRIYADKNNKPAEYSKDNVPYVPKHYLPVSIKDKAENDFTFVYGFPGRTTEYLPAIAVEKIMTEIDPARIAVRDVALKTLDEKMRTDDATRIKYASKFASVANYWKKWIGEVEGLKKSNAVQKKVNYENTLSSKNAAIKNTIGELNKLYAQQAPFALNNAYYSEVVRNAETLMLANLYSTYITSVEAGKADEKSTAAFKNRLTSFYKDYSAELDAKVTAKLLALYATKTAPQFLPAGFDSYKNENQNIINFEDLSKNSVITGRSEVNGASLSSDIDKAFSNQDKLIKTIKKDPVYQLFMSMKDTYMKTADPEFTSLQTKIDALQKTYMAQQMSTDKDRKFFPDANSTLRVTYGKVKGSNPKDAVTYDYQTHLAGVMEKYVPGDYEFDVPKKLIELYDQKDFGNYKDKSGDVPVGFTATNHTTGGNSGSPALDAYGNLVGLNFDRQWEGTMSDINYDPRFSRNIMVDTKYILFIIDKFADSKWLINEMKIVK, from the coding sequence ATGATAAAACGTACTATTTTAGTTGCATCGGCGTTCTTCAGTTTTTCATTGGGAATGGCTCAGCAATACGGCGGAATGTGGATTCCCACAGAATTGAATGAAAAGGAAATGAAAGATTTGGGAATGAAAATCTCTGCCAAAGACATCTTCAATACACAAAAACCAAGTATAAAAGATGCCGTGGTACAGTTCAACGGAGGTTGTACAGCCGAAATTATTTCGCCAAAAGGTCTTTTATTAACCAATCATCACTGCGGATACGGACAAATCCAGTCGCACTCTACAGTTCAGAATGATCTCTTATCAAACGGATTTTGGGCAAAAAATATGGGAACCGAACTTCCAAATCCGGGCGTGACTGTAGATTTTATTATTGACATAAAAGAAGTTACTAATCAGATTTTAGAAGGCACAGGCAATTTACAGGAACCTGAACTTTCAAAAAAGATCGCCAGCAATATTGAAATTTATAAAAATTCTCAAAAAACAGAAAGCTATCAGTCAATTTCTGTGAAATCAATGTATTACGGAAATAAATTTTATGCTTATGTAATTGAAACCTACAAAGATGTCCGTTTGGTGGGTGCACCGCCACAAAGCATTGGCAAATTCGGAAGTGATACAGATAACTGGGTCTGGCCAAGACATACGGGAGATTTCTCAATGTTCAGAATTTATGCCGACAAAAACAACAAGCCTGCAGAATATTCTAAAGATAATGTACCGTATGTCCCGAAACATTATCTGCCTGTTTCTATCAAAGACAAAGCCGAGAATGATTTTACTTTTGTCTACGGTTTTCCGGGCAGAACTACAGAATATCTTCCTGCAATTGCGGTTGAAAAGATAATGACCGAAATTGATCCTGCAAGAATTGCTGTGCGAGATGTAGCCTTGAAAACATTAGACGAAAAAATGCGTACCGATGATGCAACTCGTATAAAATATGCTTCAAAATTTGCTTCCGTAGCCAACTATTGGAAAAAATGGATCGGTGAAGTTGAGGGTTTAAAAAAATCTAATGCCGTACAGAAAAAAGTAAACTATGAAAATACCTTGTCTTCGAAAAATGCTGCGATAAAAAATACCATTGGTGAACTCAATAAACTCTATGCACAGCAAGCGCCTTTTGCCCTAAACAACGCATATTACTCTGAGGTAGTAAGAAATGCCGAAACATTAATGCTTGCCAATTTATATTCCACCTACATTACTTCTGTAGAAGCCGGAAAAGCAGATGAGAAAAGTACTGCAGCTTTCAAAAACAGACTGACATCTTTCTACAAAGATTACAGTGCAGAGCTGGATGCCAAAGTAACAGCAAAACTATTAGCTTTATATGCCACCAAAACTGCTCCACAGTTTTTACCGGCAGGTTTTGATTCTTATAAAAATGAAAACCAAAATATTATAAACTTTGAAGATTTATCTAAAAATTCAGTGATTACAGGAAGATCTGAAGTCAATGGTGCATCATTAAGTTCTGACATTGATAAAGCATTTTCTAATCAGGATAAATTAATTAAAACAATTAAAAAAGATCCTGTTTATCAGCTTTTCATGAGTATGAAAGATACTTATATGAAAACTGCAGACCCAGAGTTTACTTCATTACAGACCAAAATTGATGCTTTACAGAAAACATATATGGCTCAACAAATGTCGACCGACAAAGACAGAAAATTCTTTCCGGACGCCAATTCTACGCTTCGTGTAACCTATGGAAAAGTAAAAGGATCTAACCCAAAAGATGCCGTAACCTATGACTATCAAACACATTTAGCAGGTGTGATGGAAAAATACGTTCCGGGAGATTATGAGTTTGATGTTCCTAAAAAGCTGATTGAATTGTATGACCAAAAAGATTTTGGAAATTATAAAGATAAATCTGGTGATGTACCCGTAGGATTCACTGCAACCAACCATACGACAGGAGGAAATTCCGGAAGTCCTGCACTCGATGCTTATGGAAATCTTGTAGGACTAAACTTCGACAGACAGTGGGAAGGAACAATGAGCGACATCAACTACGATCCTCGTTTCAGCAGAAACATCATGGTTGATACCAAATACATTCTTTTCATCATTGATAAATTTGCCGATTCTAAATGGCTGATTAATGAAATGAAAATTGTGAAATAA
- a CDS encoding MgtC/SapB family protein has translation MDFLKDHSIQNELLLIFISVILGLLIGAEREYRNKSAGLRTFILVCFGSCLFTILSIKIGIEDPDRLAANIITGIGFLGAGVIFKGDNKIDGITTATTIWATASIGMAVGSGYVYLSLTGTVLVLLILSSLGYLQNFIDSNHKIREYKIVLTNFEDVADFEKMFKNYNLKFSVARQNRTQENVTTTWVLSGKHTNHDLFIKQLQHNERIHAYEF, from the coding sequence ATGGATTTTCTAAAAGATCATTCGATTCAAAATGAGCTGCTATTAATATTTATTTCGGTCATTCTAGGGCTCCTCATCGGTGCTGAGAGAGAATATCGTAATAAATCTGCGGGTCTGCGAACATTCATTTTAGTTTGTTTCGGGTCTTGCCTTTTCACCATACTTTCCATAAAAATCGGAATTGAAGATCCTGACCGTCTTGCGGCAAATATCATTACAGGAATAGGTTTCTTGGGAGCCGGAGTTATTTTTAAAGGTGATAATAAAATTGACGGAATCACGACTGCAACAACGATTTGGGCAACTGCATCTATCGGGATGGCAGTAGGCTCGGGATATGTTTATTTATCTTTGACGGGAACAGTTTTGGTGCTTTTGATTTTGAGTTCGCTCGGTTACTTACAGAATTTTATTGATAGCAATCACAAAATTCGGGAGTATAAAATTGTCTTAACCAATTTTGAAGATGTAGCCGATTTTGAAAAAATGTTTAAGAATTATAATCTTAAATTTTCCGTTGCCAGACAAAATCGTACTCAGGAAAACGTGACCACAACATGGGTGCTCTCGGGAAAACACACCAATCATGATTTGTTTATCAAACAGCTTCAGCATAACGAAAGAATACATGCTTACGAATTTTAG
- a CDS encoding glycerophosphodiester phosphodiesterase family protein has protein sequence MKKFILGFAVLAQVFMNAQTKIIAHRGYWKTNPTTTENSVKALENAQNLKIYGAEFDVRMTKDGILVINHDEHHAKMEVSETDFKELKKVKLSNGEKFPTLKDYLKQGKKDKMLQLIVEIKPAKTKELEDELVIKTIKTIKEMKLESQSEFISFSLNICKEIKKAEPKFKVQYLNGELSPQQIKAEGLDGIDYHYSVFEKNPTWITEANGLGLITNSWTVNDIEIYKKLKNQGIGFVTTNVPDVLKETN, from the coding sequence ATGAAAAAGTTTATCTTAGGGTTTGCAGTTTTAGCACAAGTTTTTATGAATGCACAAACCAAAATTATCGCTCACAGAGGTTATTGGAAGACCAATCCTACAACAACTGAAAATTCTGTAAAAGCACTGGAAAATGCTCAGAATCTGAAAATTTACGGTGCCGAATTTGACGTTAGGATGACGAAAGACGGCATTTTGGTGATCAATCACGATGAGCATCACGCGAAAATGGAAGTCTCGGAGACCGATTTTAAGGAATTGAAGAAAGTGAAATTATCAAACGGAGAAAAATTCCCTACATTAAAAGACTACCTGAAGCAAGGTAAAAAAGATAAAATGTTGCAACTTATTGTCGAAATAAAACCTGCCAAAACAAAAGAATTGGAAGATGAATTAGTGATCAAAACCATTAAAACTATCAAGGAAATGAAGCTTGAATCTCAAAGTGAGTTTATTTCTTTCAGTCTTAATATTTGTAAGGAGATTAAAAAAGCAGAACCGAAATTCAAAGTTCAGTATCTTAATGGAGAATTATCTCCGCAACAGATCAAGGCTGAAGGCTTAGATGGAATCGATTATCATTACAGCGTTTTTGAGAAAAATCCCACTTGGATTACAGAAGCCAATGGTTTAGGTTTAATCACAAATTCGTGGACGGTAAATGATATAGAAATTTATAAAAAATTAAAAAATCAAGGAATAGGGTTTGTAACAACCAATGTTCCGGATGTTTTAAAGGAGACAAATTAG
- the ligA gene encoding NAD-dependent DNA ligase LigA codes for MPENIQQKIEQLRKELNQHNENYYLMDEPSISDLEFDLLLKELQDLEANHPEYHDDNSPTVRVGGGVTKIFPTIQHQFRMYSLDNSYDFDDLADWEKRIIKTIDEPVEFVAELKYDGASISIFYENGRLTQAVTRGDGFQGDEITSNVRTISDIPITLKGDFPERFFMRGEIYLTRKNFDKINKLREEEGLDPFMNPRNTASGSLKMQDSGEVRKRRLSSVLYQFVSQEVPAESHWELLHQAHDWGFTISEQAKLCKNLDEIKEFINFWDEERHKLPFEIDGIVLKVNSLKQQRQLGYTAKSPRWAMAYKFKAEKVETELEKVTYQVGRTGAITPVANLKPVLLAGTVVKRASLHNEDIIKKLDLHEHDFVYVEKGGEIIPKIVGINTEKRTSDSTEVEYIKNCPECGTDLIKLEDQAIHFCPNDLHCPPQVVGRMIHYVSRKALNIDNLGSETIEQLYNERLIENPADFYTLTKEQILPLERMAEKSAQNIIDGIEKSKEIPFEKVLFGIGIKHVGETVAKKLVKNFNTIDDLKKATAEELCQVEDIGMKIAVSIVDFFNNPENILMLERLKSYGVQLEKGENTNEVLSNALDGKTFLFTGKLSLFTRESAEEMVEKHGGKNISAVSKNLNYLVVGEKAGSKLKKAQDIGTIDILDEQQFLDLIQK; via the coding sequence ATGCCCGAAAACATTCAACAAAAGATAGAACAGCTACGTAAAGAACTTAATCAGCATAATGAAAACTATTATCTGATGGATGAGCCAAGCATTTCTGACCTTGAATTTGATTTATTGTTAAAGGAACTTCAGGATCTGGAAGCCAATCATCCGGAATATCACGATGACAATTCTCCCACAGTTCGTGTTGGTGGCGGCGTGACGAAAATTTTCCCGACTATTCAGCATCAGTTCAGAATGTATTCTCTGGATAATTCTTACGATTTTGATGATTTGGCAGACTGGGAAAAGCGCATCATAAAAACCATTGATGAGCCTGTAGAATTTGTTGCTGAATTGAAATATGACGGTGCATCAATTTCAATTTTTTACGAAAATGGAAGGTTAACACAAGCGGTTACTCGTGGTGATGGTTTTCAAGGAGACGAAATTACTTCCAACGTTCGAACGATTTCAGATATTCCAATTACATTGAAAGGCGATTTCCCTGAACGGTTTTTTATGCGTGGCGAAATTTATTTAACAAGAAAAAACTTTGATAAAATCAATAAACTGCGTGAGGAAGAGGGACTTGATCCTTTCATGAATCCTAGAAATACAGCAAGCGGAAGTCTGAAAATGCAGGACAGTGGTGAAGTTAGGAAACGTAGGCTTTCATCTGTTCTTTATCAGTTTGTTTCGCAGGAAGTTCCGGCAGAAAGTCATTGGGAATTGCTTCACCAAGCTCACGATTGGGGATTTACGATTTCTGAGCAGGCAAAACTTTGCAAAAATTTAGATGAGATAAAAGAATTTATTAATTTCTGGGATGAAGAACGTCACAAATTGCCTTTTGAAATCGACGGAATTGTTCTGAAAGTCAATTCACTAAAACAGCAAAGACAACTCGGCTATACGGCAAAATCACCTCGTTGGGCGATGGCTTATAAATTTAAAGCCGAAAAAGTAGAAACCGAATTGGAAAAAGTGACTTATCAAGTCGGACGAACCGGAGCCATTACACCTGTTGCCAATTTGAAACCGGTTTTGCTAGCTGGAACAGTCGTGAAAAGAGCTTCACTTCACAATGAGGATATTATTAAAAAGCTTGATTTACACGAGCACGATTTTGTTTACGTTGAAAAAGGCGGCGAAATTATTCCAAAAATTGTCGGCATCAACACAGAAAAAAGAACTTCTGATAGCACAGAAGTTGAATATATCAAAAATTGTCCTGAATGCGGAACTGACTTGATAAAACTTGAAGATCAGGCGATTCATTTTTGTCCGAATGATCTTCATTGTCCACCACAGGTTGTTGGCAGAATGATTCATTATGTCTCAAGAAAGGCTTTAAATATTGACAATCTCGGAAGTGAAACCATCGAACAATTGTATAATGAAAGACTGATTGAAAATCCTGCAGATTTTTATACTTTAACAAAAGAGCAGATTCTTCCATTGGAAAGAATGGCAGAAAAATCGGCTCAGAATATCATTGACGGAATAGAAAAATCTAAAGAAATTCCGTTTGAAAAAGTATTATTCGGAATCGGCATCAAACACGTCGGAGAAACTGTTGCGAAGAAATTGGTCAAGAACTTCAACACAATTGACGATTTGAAAAAAGCAACAGCAGAAGAGCTTTGTCAGGTCGAAGATATCGGGATGAAAATCGCTGTGAGCATCGTAGATTTCTTCAATAATCCTGAAAATATTCTAATGCTTGAACGTTTGAAATCTTACGGCGTTCAATTGGAAAAAGGAGAAAATACAAACGAAGTTTTATCCAATGCTTTAGACGGAAAGACTTTTCTTTTTACCGGAAAACTATCTCTCTTCACGAGAGAATCTGCCGAAGAAATGGTAGAAAAACACGGCGGAAAAAACATTTCTGCGGTTTCTAAAAACCTGAATTATTTGGTCGTTGGTGAAAAAGCAGGAAGCAAATTGAAGAAAGCGCAAGATATTGGCACTATTGATATTTTGGATGAGCAGCAGTTCCTCGATTTGATACAAAAATAA
- a CDS encoding DUF7619 domain-containing protein, which produces MKKIYFLILVLLFPVFHAQLVNISDANFKAKLLAANVTNNKIAKNLSGQWTNVDTNYDGEIQITEALNLKYLDLTTSPPSTNYITNHLGIESFTNLNFLSFNRNQISSVNLSLPNLTDLNVNSNSVTSLNVQNCPNLEILHISYHGFTNLNVQSNSLKNIDIGDNLNPFSINFQNTPNLEIVTMFFAPIVSIDLSNKLFLKKIRLENMDMLTSLNLQGCNTLQEVQLANLYVIPSINLQNLPALTTVYCTNSSNLQSVNVSNSININKLYINNNNIATVDISTLNNLQDFKVNANDLISLNLSNHTLLKYVNCDDNDLTSINLQNTPALENLSCEYNNLQNINLQFSPQLKTLNVGSNYLTSINVSTLQNLISLGVQHNQLQSLDVTHNPLLTSLGCNSNYGLEYLFLKNGSLQANYTNFNDTDYLKYICCDDSQINDYNSAAIYNAGYFPVVVNSYCSFTPGGTFYTIQGNTKYDSNNNGCDINDFNKAFQKFNINSGSVSGISLSNNSGNYSIPVQAGSHTITPVLENPTYFNISPSTFTANFPAQTSPLTQNFCLSANGAHNDLEVVIIPITAASPGFNAKYKVIYKNKGTTTQSGTLVYNYNDNLMNYLSSTLAPTSQSTGILNWNFANLLPFETREITITFTLNTPMQSPPLNGGHILNYTAQINSAVDETPSDNTFTLNQTVVNSFDPNDKTCLEGATITQAKVGDYVHYLIRFENTGTANAQNIVVKDAIDTSKFDINTLQALNGSHSFVTRITNPNTVEFIFENIQLPFADATNDGYVTFKIKTKSTLTLGQSFNNTANIYFDYNFPIVTNTYTTTVQNILGTYEINNDQSEISIYPNPVKDILLIKSKEKIVKAEIYDTAGRIVRSQSVNENSINVSELQKGNYMIRLYMKNNFVFKKFIKN; this is translated from the coding sequence ATGAAAAAAATCTACTTTCTAATTTTAGTGTTGTTATTTCCTGTTTTTCATGCACAGCTTGTGAACATTTCGGATGCTAATTTTAAGGCTAAACTATTGGCTGCAAATGTAACTAATAATAAAATTGCTAAAAATCTATCTGGACAATGGACAAATGTTGACACCAATTATGACGGAGAAATTCAGATAACTGAAGCACTGAATCTGAAATATCTTGATCTTACAACATCTCCTCCGAGTACAAACTATATAACAAATCACTTAGGAATTGAGAGTTTTACTAATCTAAATTTTTTAAGTTTTAATAGAAATCAAATCTCCAGTGTAAATTTAAGTCTTCCCAATCTCACTGACTTAAATGTAAATTCTAATTCTGTAACTTCACTTAATGTTCAAAACTGTCCGAATTTAGAAATTTTACATATATCTTATCATGGTTTTACTAATCTTAATGTACAGAGTAACTCACTTAAAAATATAGATATTGGTGACAATCTTAATCCTTTTAGTATAAATTTTCAAAATACACCAAATTTGGAGATTGTGACAATGTTTTTTGCTCCAATTGTTTCGATAGACTTAAGTAACAAACTTTTTCTAAAAAAAATCCGTCTTGAGAATATGGATATGCTTACCAGTTTAAATTTACAAGGTTGTAATACATTGCAAGAAGTGCAGCTTGCCAATCTTTATGTAATTCCGAGCATTAATCTCCAAAATTTACCTGCCTTAACTACTGTTTATTGTACTAATTCTTCTAATTTACAATCTGTAAATGTAAGCAACAGTATTAATATTAATAAATTATATATCAATAACAATAATATCGCCACTGTTGATATTAGCACACTTAATAACTTGCAAGATTTTAAGGTAAATGCTAATGATTTAATTTCTTTAAATCTAAGTAATCACACTTTATTAAAGTATGTAAACTGCGATGACAATGACCTAACAAGTATCAATCTGCAAAATACACCTGCGTTAGAAAATCTTTCGTGTGAGTACAATAATCTACAAAATATTAATCTACAGTTTTCTCCTCAACTAAAAACATTGAATGTAGGATCAAATTATTTAACATCCATTAATGTTTCAACACTTCAAAATCTAATAAGTTTAGGTGTTCAACATAATCAATTACAATCTTTAGATGTAACACATAATCCCCTTTTAACTTCTTTAGGATGTAATAGCAATTACGGTTTGGAATATCTATTTTTAAAGAATGGCTCATTGCAAGCTAACTATACAAATTTTAATGACACAGATTATTTAAAATATATTTGCTGTGATGACAGTCAAATAAATGATTATAATTCTGCAGCTATCTATAATGCAGGATATTTTCCGGTAGTGGTAAACTCTTATTGCTCATTTACTCCCGGAGGGACTTTTTATACCATACAAGGAAACACAAAATATGATTCTAATAATAATGGTTGCGACATCAATGATTTCAATAAGGCTTTTCAAAAATTTAATATTAACAGTGGAAGTGTTTCAGGAATCTCATTATCCAATAATTCAGGAAATTATTCGATTCCCGTTCAAGCAGGTTCTCATACAATCACACCAGTTTTAGAGAACCCAACTTATTTTAATATTTCGCCCTCAACTTTTACAGCCAACTTTCCTGCACAAACAAGCCCTCTCACACAAAATTTCTGCCTATCTGCAAACGGAGCACACAACGATTTAGAAGTTGTAATAATACCAATTACTGCTGCTTCTCCCGGTTTTAATGCAAAGTATAAAGTTATTTATAAAAACAAAGGGACAACAACACAATCAGGAACATTGGTTTACAATTACAATGATAATTTAATGAATTATTTAAGTTCTACATTGGCTCCAACTTCGCAATCGACCGGAATTTTAAACTGGAATTTCGCCAATCTTCTTCCATTCGAAACGAGAGAAATTACAATAACATTTACCTTAAATACACCCATGCAAAGTCCACCTTTAAATGGAGGCCATATCTTAAATTACACCGCTCAGATCAATAGTGCTGTCGACGAAACTCCTTCAGATAATACATTTACATTAAACCAAACCGTCGTAAATTCTTTTGATCCGAATGACAAGACCTGTTTAGAAGGAGCTACAATTACTCAGGCAAAAGTTGGTGATTATGTGCATTATTTAATTAGATTTGAAAATACCGGAACAGCAAATGCACAAAATATTGTAGTGAAAGACGCGATTGATACTTCAAAATTTGACATCAATACTTTACAAGCCTTGAACGGAAGTCACAGCTTTGTAACGAGAATTACAAACCCAAATACGGTAGAATTTATTTTTGAAAACATTCAACTTCCATTTGCTGATGCTACTAATGATGGTTATGTCACTTTTAAAATCAAAACAAAATCTACCCTTACTCTCGGACAAAGCTTCAATAATACTGCAAATATTTATTTTGACTACAATTTCCCTATTGTTACAAATACTTATACTACAACGGTTCAGAATATTCTGGGGACATATGAAATCAATAATGATCAATCAGAAATCAGTATTTATCCGAATCCTGTAAAAGATATTTTGTTGATTAAATCAAAAGAAAAAATAGTAAAAGCGGAAATTTACGATACCGCAGGAAGAATTGTACGTTCTCAAAGTGTAAATGAAAATTCGATCAATGTTTCAGAGTTGCAAAAAGGAAATTACATGATCAGATTATACATGAAAAATAATTTTGTATTTAAAAAATTTATTAAAAATTAA